The Corynebacterium vitaeruminis DSM 20294 genome window below encodes:
- the rpsP gene encoding 30S ribosomal protein S16, whose translation MAVKIKLQRLGKIRTPHYRVVIADSRTRRDGKVIENIGIYEPKQEPSLIKIDSERAQYWLGVGAQPTEPVLALLKVTGDWQKFKGLDGAEGTLKVAEPKPSKLELFNQALAEANEGPTAEAITEKRRKAKEEAAAKAEAEAAAAAEAEAAESAESEEAPAEEAAE comes from the coding sequence ATGGCTGTTAAGATCAAGCTCCAGCGCCTCGGCAAGATCCGCACCCCGCACTACCGCGTGGTCATCGCCGACTCCCGCACCCGCCGCGACGGCAAGGTCATCGAGAACATCGGCATCTACGAGCCCAAGCAGGAGCCGTCCCTCATCAAGATCGACTCCGAGCGCGCTCAGTACTGGCTGGGCGTCGGCGCACAGCCGACCGAGCCGGTTCTCGCGCTGCTGAAGGTGACCGGCGACTGGCAGAAGTTCAAGGGCCTCGACGGCGCCGAGGGCACCCTGAAGGTTGCCGAGCCGAAGCCGTCCAAGCTCGAGCTGTTCAACCAGGCTCTGGCCGAGGCCAACGAGGGCCCGACCGCAGAGGCCATCACCGAGAAGCGCCGCAAGGCCAAGGAGGAGGCCGCTGCCAAGGCTGAGGCCGAGGCTGCCGCCGCCGCTGAGGCTGAGGCTGCCGAGTCCGCCGAGTCCGAGGAGGCTCCGGCCGAGGAAGCCGCCGAGTAA
- a CDS encoding HNH endonuclease, protein MDPIDAFAAAFTYPVALLRAVTGANVASLTARGIPATYARELTDLAPIYTRGPLAAALEENGHGLATIQIIEKLARRLPTGARHTFRLTLARMAGDVDHIHAAGRALLPATPPPKTGARITRRKNQVWSVTFTGPAATIAQLYDPFKHTRDPATALRDTITRGGVSTVLRPIVVIPLHHTTKVLDGTKDETTFCCSDGVIRTSTHIANMELDETWRFALTHPVAGPVDLVRTQRFANTKQRILATVDNPTCAWDGCTTPADECHIHHLVAWQHGGHTTSSNLATCCNYHNGVNDDHPNAPPRYGHLTRHNGKVTRVYH, encoded by the coding sequence ATGGATCCGATCGACGCTTTCGCCGCCGCCTTCACCTACCCCGTCGCCCTCCTGCGCGCCGTGACAGGTGCCAACGTCGCCAGCCTGACAGCCCGCGGAATACCAGCCACCTACGCCCGCGAACTCACAGACCTCGCCCCCATCTACACCCGCGGCCCCCTCGCGGCCGCCCTCGAAGAAAACGGGCACGGCCTAGCCACCATCCAGATCATCGAAAAACTCGCCCGCCGCCTCCCCACCGGCGCACGCCACACCTTCCGGCTCACCCTTGCCCGCATGGCAGGCGACGTCGACCACATTCACGCAGCAGGCCGCGCCCTACTACCAGCCACCCCACCACCGAAAACCGGGGCTAGAATCACCAGACGCAAAAACCAGGTCTGGTCCGTAACATTCACCGGGCCCGCAGCCACCATCGCCCAGTTGTACGACCCGTTCAAACACACGAGAGACCCCGCAACCGCCCTCCGCGACACCATCACCCGTGGTGGGGTGAGCACCGTGCTGCGCCCCATCGTCGTCATCCCCCTTCACCACACCACGAAAGTGCTAGACGGCACCAAGGACGAAACCACCTTCTGCTGCAGCGACGGGGTCATCCGCACCAGCACCCACATAGCCAACATGGAGTTGGACGAAACCTGGAGGTTTGCACTCACCCACCCCGTAGCTGGCCCCGTCGACCTCGTACGCACCCAGCGGTTTGCCAACACCAAGCAGCGCATCCTCGCCACCGTCGACAATCCCACCTGCGCCTGGGACGGATGCACCACCCCCGCCGACGAATGCCATATCCACCACCTCGTTGCCTGGCAGCACGGCGGACACACCACAAGCAGCAACCTAGCCACCTGCTGCAACTACCACAACGGTGTCAACGACGACCATCCCAACGCCCCACCACGCTACGGGCACCTGACCAGACACAACGGAAAAGTCACCCGCGTCTACCACTAA
- the ffh gene encoding signal recognition particle protein: MFESLSDRLGQALSGLRSKGKVTEADINAVAREIRLALLEADVSLPVVRGFIKRIKERALGAEVSKALNPAEQIIKIVDQELTEILGGETRRLNLAKTPPTVIMLAGLQGAGKTTLAGKLAKHLAGQGHTPMLVACDLQRPGAVQQLQIVGERAGVPTFAPDPGTSIDSLEHEMGSSHGDPVAVARAGIEEARRQQRDVVIVDTAGRLGIDEVLMTQARNIRDAINPDEVLFVIDAMIGQDAVNTAQAFRDGVDFTGVVLTKLDGDARGGASLSIREVTGKPIMFASTGEKLEDFDVFHPERMSSRILGMGDMLTLIEQAEKTLDQEQALETAQKLGTGELTLEDFLNQMLMIRRMGPIGNILKMLPGGKQMNQVADMVDEKQLDRIQAIIRGMTPAEREDPKILNASRRKRIANGSGVSVAEVNQLVERFFEAKKMMGKMAGQMGMGGMSRSATKKKPKGRKGKNGKRKPVKNRQARGGMPGMGGMPNMAELQKMQEQMQGMGGMPGMKMPKGLENIDLNNLDFGQGKK, encoded by the coding sequence GTGTTTGAGTCATTGTCTGATCGTCTCGGCCAAGCCCTGTCTGGCCTGCGTTCCAAGGGCAAGGTCACAGAGGCTGATATCAACGCGGTCGCTCGCGAGATCCGTCTGGCGCTGCTCGAGGCCGACGTGTCCCTGCCGGTGGTGCGTGGGTTTATCAAGCGGATCAAGGAGCGCGCGCTCGGCGCGGAGGTGTCGAAGGCGCTCAACCCGGCCGAGCAGATCATCAAGATCGTCGACCAGGAGCTGACCGAGATCCTGGGCGGGGAGACCCGCCGCCTCAACCTGGCGAAGACCCCGCCGACCGTGATCATGCTCGCCGGCCTCCAGGGCGCCGGTAAGACGACACTGGCCGGAAAGCTGGCCAAGCACCTGGCCGGGCAGGGCCACACGCCGATGCTGGTGGCCTGCGACCTGCAGCGCCCGGGCGCGGTGCAGCAGCTGCAGATCGTCGGCGAGCGCGCGGGCGTGCCGACGTTCGCGCCGGACCCCGGCACGTCCATCGACTCGCTCGAGCACGAGATGGGCAGCTCCCACGGCGACCCGGTGGCCGTGGCGCGCGCGGGCATCGAGGAGGCGCGCCGCCAGCAGCGCGACGTGGTGATCGTGGATACCGCCGGCCGTTTGGGCATCGACGAGGTGCTCATGACGCAGGCGCGCAACATCCGCGACGCCATCAACCCGGACGAGGTGCTGTTCGTCATCGACGCGATGATCGGCCAGGACGCTGTCAACACCGCGCAGGCCTTCCGCGACGGCGTGGACTTCACGGGCGTGGTGCTCACCAAGCTCGACGGCGACGCCCGCGGCGGTGCCTCGCTGTCGATCCGCGAGGTGACCGGCAAGCCGATCATGTTCGCCTCCACGGGCGAGAAGCTGGAGGACTTCGACGTCTTCCACCCGGAGCGCATGTCCAGCCGCATCCTCGGCATGGGCGACATGCTCACGCTCATCGAGCAGGCGGAGAAGACCCTCGACCAGGAGCAGGCACTCGAGACGGCCCAGAAGCTGGGCACCGGCGAGCTGACCTTGGAGGACTTCCTCAACCAGATGCTCATGATCCGACGCATGGGCCCGATCGGCAACATCTTGAAGATGCTGCCCGGCGGCAAGCAGATGAACCAGGTCGCCGACATGGTCGACGAGAAGCAGCTCGACCGCATCCAGGCCATCATCCGCGGTATGACCCCCGCCGAGCGCGAGGACCCGAAGATCCTCAACGCCTCGCGCCGCAAGCGCATCGCCAACGGCTCCGGCGTGTCGGTGGCCGAGGTCAACCAGCTCGTCGAGCGCTTCTTCGAGGCGAAGAAGATGATGGGCAAGATGGCCGGCCAGATGGGCATGGGTGGTATGAGCCGCTCGGCGACGAAGAAGAAGCCGAAGGGGCGCAAGGGCAAGAACGGCAAGCGCAAGCCGGTGAAGAACCGTCAGGCGCGCGGCGGCATGCCGGGGATGGGCGGTATGCCCAACATGGCCGAGCTGCAGAAGATGCAGGAGCAGATGCAGGGCATGGGCGGCATGCCGGGCATGAAGATGCCGAAGGGGCTTGAGAACATCGACCTCAACAACCTGGACTTCGGCCAGGGCAAGAAGTAG
- a CDS encoding [protein-PII] uridylyltransferase, with product MNPTFDPTQLRTEANEKALSLLGSLVLPPGTALAATGSLARGEMTPKSDLDLVLIHTPGDTPSDVDEVWYPIWDAKMRLDYSVRTPDECAGMISADSTAALALLDLTHIAGNEELTAEARRKVLDTWRREVKKNFNDVVDTAIARWRRSGSVVTMTRPDLKHGRGGLRDLDLINALALANLCNRAQLDEERRLLLDARTLLHVHAGRARDVLDPEFAVDVALDLGFEDRYELSRALAQASKKIDDALTESLNLARNMLPRRTGIRRTVRRPIDADVVDVDGEITLSRRPDLTDPGLVLRVAAAAARTGLPVTEATWQRLQTVPPLPERFTPVVASDFFTVLSSPENTSRVVEKLDEYGLWTGLVPEWEHIRGLMPREPIHVHTIDRHSLVVVGNCAAQGVSVPRPDLLYLAALYHDIGKGYDRPHEEVGAEFVRAAADRLGLSPQDARVVETLVAQHTRIPQIATTMDPTSDEALHAVLEALGYDYLAVDLMEALVEADSTGTGPGVFSSALRAGLRTLSTRARERLSRIVPAPPTVKTRGALTLDVDQSRAMTSEAETTATLGWRGDYLRESVRVFALVAAKGWNIDSAELVVHEAASKASESTANVELSMRVYNTLGTGYDENELVQTYKSGVFSALPEIAGALTATFWDGDVLEVRTTDRRGALGTLIGALPPLRWLRMSNPGATMIVQCALEPGFDRAVVEREVTKALANR from the coding sequence GTGAACCCCACGTTCGACCCCACCCAGCTGCGGACGGAAGCCAACGAAAAGGCCCTGTCCCTGCTGGGTTCTCTCGTCTTACCGCCCGGCACCGCGCTCGCCGCGACCGGTTCGCTCGCCCGCGGGGAGATGACCCCGAAGTCCGACCTCGACCTGGTCCTCATCCACACCCCCGGCGACACCCCCAGCGACGTCGACGAGGTCTGGTACCCCATCTGGGACGCCAAGATGCGGCTTGACTATTCCGTGCGCACCCCCGACGAATGCGCGGGCATGATCTCCGCCGACTCCACCGCGGCCCTGGCGCTCCTCGACCTCACCCACATCGCGGGCAACGAGGAGCTGACCGCCGAGGCCCGACGCAAGGTGCTCGACACCTGGCGCCGCGAGGTGAAGAAGAACTTCAACGACGTCGTCGACACCGCCATCGCCCGCTGGCGCCGCTCCGGCTCCGTGGTCACGATGACCCGGCCCGACCTGAAGCACGGCCGCGGCGGCCTGCGCGACCTCGACCTCATCAACGCCCTTGCCCTGGCGAACCTCTGCAACCGCGCCCAGCTCGACGAGGAGCGCCGCCTCCTGCTGGACGCGCGCACCCTGCTGCACGTCCACGCCGGCCGCGCCCGCGACGTGCTCGACCCCGAGTTCGCGGTCGACGTCGCGCTCGACCTCGGCTTCGAGGACCGCTACGAGCTCTCCCGCGCGCTGGCGCAGGCTTCGAAGAAGATCGACGACGCCCTGACCGAGTCGCTCAACCTCGCCCGCAACATGCTGCCCAGGCGCACCGGCATTCGCCGCACCGTGCGCCGCCCGATCGACGCCGACGTCGTCGACGTCGACGGCGAGATCACCCTCTCCCGCAGGCCCGACCTCACCGACCCCGGCCTCGTCCTGCGCGTCGCGGCCGCCGCCGCGCGCACCGGCCTGCCCGTCACCGAGGCCACCTGGCAGCGCCTGCAAACCGTGCCGCCGCTGCCGGAACGGTTCACGCCGGTCGTGGCCAGCGACTTCTTCACCGTGCTCAGCTCCCCGGAGAACACCTCCCGGGTGGTGGAAAAGCTCGACGAGTACGGCCTGTGGACCGGGCTCGTGCCCGAGTGGGAGCACATCCGCGGCCTCATGCCGCGCGAGCCCATCCATGTCCACACCATCGACCGCCACTCGCTCGTCGTCGTGGGCAACTGCGCCGCCCAGGGCGTGAGCGTGCCCCGGCCCGACCTGCTCTACCTCGCCGCGCTCTACCACGACATCGGCAAGGGCTACGACCGCCCCCACGAGGAGGTCGGCGCCGAGTTCGTCCGCGCCGCCGCAGACCGGCTGGGGTTAAGCCCCCAGGACGCCCGCGTCGTGGAGACGCTGGTCGCCCAGCACACCCGCATCCCGCAGATCGCCACCACGATGGACCCCACCTCCGACGAGGCGCTCCACGCCGTGCTCGAGGCGCTCGGCTACGACTACCTCGCCGTCGACCTCATGGAGGCGCTCGTCGAGGCCGACTCCACCGGCACCGGCCCCGGCGTGTTCAGTTCGGCCCTGCGCGCGGGCCTGCGCACGCTCAGCACTAGGGCCCGGGAGCGGCTTTCGCGCATCGTGCCCGCACCGCCCACGGTTAAAACCCGCGGCGCGCTCACCCTCGACGTCGACCAGTCCCGCGCCATGACCTCCGAGGCGGAGACCACCGCCACGCTCGGCTGGCGCGGCGACTACCTGCGCGAGAGCGTGCGCGTGTTCGCGCTCGTGGCCGCCAAGGGCTGGAACATCGACTCCGCGGAGCTCGTCGTCCACGAGGCCGCCAGCAAGGCGTCGGAAAGCACGGCAAACGTGGAGCTGTCGATGCGCGTGTACAACACGCTCGGCACCGGCTACGACGAAAACGAGCTCGTCCAGACCTACAAGTCGGGCGTGTTCTCCGCGCTGCCGGAGATCGCCGGCGCGCTGACCGCGACCTTCTGGGACGGCGACGTGCTCGAGGTGCGCACCACCGACCGCCGCGGCGCGCTGGGCACGCTGATCGGCGCGCTGCCGCCGCTGAGGTGGCTGCGGATGTCCAACCCCGGCGCCACCATGATCGTGCAGTGCGCGCTCGAGCCGGGCTTCGACCGGGCCGTCGTGGAGCGGGAAGTGACCAAAGCACTAGCCAACCGGTAG
- the glnK gene encoding P-II family nitrogen regulator GlnK: protein MKLVTAIVKPFTLTDIKDALEQVGVHGMTVTETQGFGQQKGHTEVYRGAEYAVDFVPKVKLEIVIDDATVEDVITAIVDTAHTGKIGDGKVWVTPVEELIRVRTGERGTDAI, encoded by the coding sequence ATGAAGCTCGTGACAGCCATCGTTAAGCCCTTCACCCTCACCGACATTAAGGATGCACTCGAGCAGGTAGGCGTTCACGGCATGACCGTGACGGAGACCCAGGGATTCGGCCAGCAGAAGGGCCACACCGAGGTCTACCGCGGCGCCGAGTACGCCGTCGACTTCGTGCCCAAGGTGAAGCTCGAAATCGTCATCGACGACGCGACCGTCGAGGACGTCATTACCGCCATCGTCGACACCGCCCACACCGGCAAGATCGGCGACGGCAAGGTCTGGGTCACCCCCGTCGAGGAGCTCATCCGAGTACGCACCGGCGAGCGCGGCACAGACGCCATCTAA
- a CDS encoding ammonium transporter yields the protein MASGNASWMLISASLVLLMTPALAFFYGGMSRQKSVLNMMMMSFGALGLVSIIYVLWGWSMSYGTQDIAGIFANPFEFFGLKDSITDADGNYIAGAYGYANIIDVGFQLTFAVISTALISGAIAERVKFGSWMVFAGLWATFVYFPLAHMVWGGGLLSHGETGFAAWMFGTTDGEANISPIDFAGGTVVHISAGITGLVLALIIGKRRNFPRVPQRPHNLPFVMLGAALLWFGWFGFNGGSAFAADGLAGVAWLNTTVATAAAMLGWLAVERIRDGHATSLGAASGVVAGLVAITPAAGALTPVTSIILGAIGGVLAAFGVGLKYKFGFDDSLDVVGVHLVAGLWGTIGVGLLADGSGLLTGGGADGFKLFIVQVVIAVAAMVFAGCVAAIIAYAIKATIGWRVEDEEEAFGIDFHQHGESAYDTAGPEIR from the coding sequence ATGGCTTCAGGTAACGCCAGCTGGATGCTGATCTCAGCGTCCCTCGTTTTGCTCATGACCCCAGCGCTTGCTTTCTTCTACGGCGGTATGTCCCGGCAGAAGTCAGTGCTGAACATGATGATGATGTCCTTCGGGGCGCTCGGGCTTGTGTCCATCATCTACGTCCTGTGGGGCTGGTCGATGTCCTACGGCACCCAGGATATCGCAGGAATCTTCGCGAACCCGTTCGAGTTCTTCGGCCTGAAGGATTCCATCACCGACGCGGACGGCAACTACATCGCGGGTGCCTACGGCTACGCAAACATTATCGATGTCGGCTTCCAGCTGACCTTCGCGGTAATCTCCACCGCGCTCATCTCCGGCGCGATCGCAGAACGCGTGAAGTTCGGCTCCTGGATGGTCTTCGCGGGTCTGTGGGCGACCTTCGTCTACTTCCCGCTGGCCCACATGGTCTGGGGCGGCGGCCTGCTCTCCCACGGCGAGACCGGTTTCGCCGCCTGGATGTTCGGCACCACCGACGGTGAGGCGAACATTTCCCCGATTGACTTCGCAGGCGGCACCGTGGTCCACATCTCCGCTGGTATCACCGGTCTCGTGCTCGCGCTGATCATCGGCAAGCGCCGCAACTTCCCGCGCGTGCCCCAGCGCCCGCACAACCTCCCGTTCGTCATGCTCGGCGCGGCCCTGCTGTGGTTCGGTTGGTTCGGGTTCAACGGCGGCTCCGCCTTCGCCGCCGACGGCCTGGCAGGCGTCGCGTGGCTGAACACCACCGTCGCCACCGCCGCCGCCATGCTCGGCTGGCTCGCGGTGGAGCGCATCCGCGACGGCCACGCCACCTCCCTTGGTGCGGCCTCCGGCGTCGTCGCAGGACTCGTCGCCATCACCCCCGCGGCGGGCGCCCTGACCCCGGTCACCTCGATCATCCTGGGCGCCATCGGCGGCGTGCTCGCGGCCTTCGGCGTCGGCCTGAAGTACAAGTTCGGCTTCGACGACTCCCTCGACGTGGTCGGCGTCCACCTGGTCGCGGGCCTGTGGGGCACCATCGGCGTCGGCCTCCTAGCGGACGGCTCCGGCCTGCTCACCGGCGGCGGCGCGGACGGCTTCAAGCTGTTCATCGTCCAGGTGGTCATCGCGGTCGCGGCCATGGTCTTCGCGGGATGCGTCGCGGCGATCATCGCCTACGCCATCAAGGCCACCATCGGCTGGAGGGTCGAGGACGAGGAAGAGGCCTTCGGCATCGACTTCCACCAGCACGGGGAGTCCGCCTACGACACCGCCGGACCGGAAATCCGTTAG
- the ftsY gene encoding signal recognition particle-docking protein FtsY yields the protein MNTTLIIGIVAVIVVLAIVALVLGLNRKKSKTVSFAPKEEAPKELTQEEKSGNYQAQGGFSFAPAKAEAEPVAEPVPVVPVVEEAAPQAAPVEEKLNEHPEGEPLTDADVPPEAEATEESVAEAEADKIEAEEPEGFEELDEFEEAQEPKEPEEAEEAEEPEEAVAEEAAEAAAAAATVAEAAAEAKEETPVPAEEPEAEAEPQQQLDQIDPATGRIGRLRGRLARSQSVFGKSVLGMISAGDLDDDAWEEVEDELVQADLGAGTTAEVVDELRERIASRGVSSEEEARAMLREVLIKAGQPDMDRSIKAMPYEGKPAVILVVGVNGTGKTTTTGKLARVLVSMGHSVVLGAADTFRAAAADQLETWGRRVGAVTVRGKEGADPASVAFDAVSEGVNRGADVVLIDTAGRLHNSANLMDQLGKVKRVVEKKAVVDEVLLVLDATTGQNGMIQAQEFSKVVQITGVALTKLDGTAKGGIVFRVQNELGVPVKLVGLGEGADDLAPFEVEGFVDALLGGH from the coding sequence ATGAACACCACACTGATTATCGGTATTGTCGCCGTCATCGTCGTGCTCGCCATCGTGGCGCTGGTCCTGGGGCTCAATCGCAAGAAGTCCAAGACCGTGAGCTTCGCCCCGAAGGAGGAGGCGCCGAAGGAGCTGACCCAGGAGGAGAAGTCCGGCAACTACCAGGCGCAGGGCGGGTTCAGCTTCGCCCCGGCGAAGGCTGAGGCTGAGCCTGTCGCTGAGCCGGTGCCGGTCGTTCCCGTGGTGGAGGAGGCCGCCCCGCAGGCAGCGCCGGTCGAGGAGAAGCTCAACGAGCACCCCGAGGGCGAGCCGCTGACCGACGCGGACGTGCCGCCGGAGGCGGAGGCCACCGAGGAGTCCGTCGCCGAGGCAGAGGCGGACAAGATCGAGGCCGAGGAGCCGGAGGGCTTCGAGGAGCTCGACGAGTTCGAGGAGGCGCAGGAGCCCAAAGAGCCTGAAGAGGCTGAAGAGGCCGAGGAGCCGGAAGAGGCGGTCGCAGAGGAGGCCGCCGAGGCCGCCGCTGCCGCCGCCACCGTCGCCGAGGCCGCGGCTGAGGCGAAGGAGGAAACCCCGGTCCCTGCGGAGGAGCCGGAGGCTGAGGCTGAGCCCCAGCAGCAGCTCGACCAGATCGACCCCGCCACCGGCCGCATCGGCCGCCTGCGCGGCCGGCTCGCGCGCTCGCAGAGCGTGTTCGGCAAGTCCGTCCTCGGCATGATCTCCGCCGGCGACCTCGACGACGACGCCTGGGAGGAGGTCGAGGACGAGCTCGTCCAGGCCGACCTGGGTGCGGGCACCACCGCCGAGGTCGTCGACGAGCTGCGCGAGAGGATCGCCTCCCGCGGCGTGTCCAGCGAGGAGGAGGCCCGCGCGATGCTGCGGGAGGTGCTGATCAAGGCGGGCCAGCCCGACATGGACCGCTCGATCAAGGCGATGCCTTACGAGGGCAAGCCAGCGGTCATCCTGGTTGTCGGTGTCAACGGCACCGGCAAGACCACCACCACGGGCAAGCTCGCCCGCGTGCTGGTGTCCATGGGCCACAGCGTGGTCCTGGGCGCCGCCGACACCTTCCGCGCGGCCGCCGCCGACCAGCTCGAGACGTGGGGACGCCGCGTCGGAGCCGTCACTGTGCGTGGCAAGGAGGGAGCGGACCCCGCGTCCGTCGCGTTCGACGCCGTCAGCGAGGGCGTCAACCGCGGCGCGGACGTCGTGCTCATCGACACCGCTGGCCGCCTGCACAACTCTGCGAACCTCATGGACCAGCTGGGCAAGGTCAAGCGCGTCGTGGAGAAGAAGGCAGTGGTCGACGAGGTTCTCCTCGTTCTCGACGCCACCACCGGCCAGAACGGCATGATCCAGGCCCAGGAATTCTCCAAGGTCGTGCAGATCACCGGCGTCGCGCTGACCAAGCTGGACGGCACCGCCAAGGGCGGCATCGTCTTCCGCGTCCAGAACGAGCTCGGCGTTCCGGTCAAGCTCGTTGGCCTCGGCGAGGGTGCCGACGATCTCGCGCCGTTTGAGGTCGAGGGCTTTGTCGACGCCTTGCTGGGCGGTCACTAG